A stretch of Paucidesulfovibrio gracilis DSM 16080 DNA encodes these proteins:
- a CDS encoding cold-shock protein, protein MGRQSGTVTFFNEIKGFGFIRSENGRDVFVSYQEIVRDGFQTLAVGEAVHFDLEGEDHAPRAVRVVPESA, encoded by the coding sequence GTGGGCAGACAAAGCGGCACTGTTACGTTTTTTAACGAGATCAAGGGGTTTGGTTTTATCCGTTCCGAGAACGGACGGGACGTGTTCGTGAGCTATCAGGAGATCGTGCGAGACGGCTTTCAGACCCTGGCAGTGGGCGAGGCCGTTCATTTTGATTTGGAAGGAGAGGATCACGCGCCCCGAGCCGTACGCGTGGTGCCTGAGTCCGCCTGA
- a CDS encoding cysteine synthase, giving the protein MIYKDVLSRIGNTPLVEINRLNPYRSDVKILAKTECVNPGGSIKDRVALTMIEAAERSGELTPEKTIIEATSGNTGIGLAMVAAVKGYKLTLLMSERASEERKMIVRAYGANILLTPGHLSTDGAIEKAYRMAREEPEKYLLMDQFNNPASIEAHYLGTGLEIWEQTKGEVTHVVVALGTTGTCMGITKRMREMNPSVQVVGVEPHAGHKIQGLKNMHESYPPGIWDKHVPDRVVRVDDDAAFEYCLRLAREEGIFAGMSSGAALAASVELARELSEKGESGHIVTIFPDSGERYLSTPLFSAGAVKGLALRNAATAKDVDVTASGKRGLYVVGPSLDEPEELGAWRRVVLLDVLARALEERGADVHAAVGLMDLDDRAMRAAREAGRSRAGHAKAVRAGIQERAALFGVRPQTAFPLASEFSEQSVALTRKLTEKGLAYEKLRSVYFDVLRDDRYGAMALQDVDKISAGKTVDLDDYVKANPLDFTLLKRASLQDLKEGEVLETSWGNVRPTWFLQVAAAGFAALPSVDVFLADESQSFPHLENLRAIWSVAGREVQAWMLGQQTVVEDGLRFEDLLQEAGHPLALRMWLLSGSYHKTQTATLQAVGMWARNWRRVQDAAATLALAQAAAGDDVPQPAQQAVFDLKTGLSEAVDNDLSLHRFWPALFKFVKDVHQLESSGRLTGAAAKVCLRQLRAVDRVLGILDAEALPVSPQDLPESVRALVGKRQVAREAKDFAASDALREELAAQGYRVEDSPKGPRIYKM; this is encoded by the coding sequence ATGATTTATAAGGACGTTCTCTCACGCATCGGCAACACCCCTCTTGTGGAAATCAACCGGCTGAATCCGTATCGGTCCGACGTCAAAATTCTGGCCAAGACCGAATGCGTGAACCCGGGCGGCTCCATCAAGGACCGCGTGGCCCTGACCATGATCGAGGCCGCGGAGCGCTCGGGAGAACTGACCCCGGAAAAGACCATCATTGAGGCGACCAGCGGGAATACCGGCATTGGCCTGGCCATGGTGGCCGCGGTCAAGGGGTACAAGCTGACCCTGCTCATGAGCGAGCGCGCTTCCGAGGAACGCAAGATGATTGTGCGGGCCTACGGTGCGAACATTCTGCTCACGCCCGGGCATCTCTCAACGGATGGCGCCATTGAAAAAGCCTACCGCATGGCCCGCGAAGAGCCTGAAAAATATTTGCTCATGGATCAGTTCAACAACCCCGCCTCCATTGAGGCCCACTACCTGGGTACGGGGCTGGAAATCTGGGAGCAGACCAAGGGCGAGGTCACCCATGTGGTGGTGGCCCTGGGGACCACCGGAACCTGCATGGGCATCACCAAACGGATGCGGGAAATGAATCCGAGCGTCCAGGTTGTGGGCGTGGAGCCGCATGCCGGGCATAAGATTCAGGGACTCAAGAATATGCATGAGTCCTACCCTCCGGGCATCTGGGACAAGCATGTGCCGGACCGGGTCGTTCGCGTGGATGACGACGCTGCCTTTGAGTACTGCCTGCGTCTGGCCCGGGAAGAGGGCATTTTCGCGGGCATGAGTTCGGGCGCGGCCCTGGCCGCCAGCGTGGAGCTGGCCCGGGAGCTGTCCGAAAAAGGCGAATCAGGCCACATCGTGACCATTTTTCCGGATTCCGGGGAGCGCTATCTCTCCACTCCGCTGTTTTCCGCCGGCGCAGTTAAAGGATTGGCCCTTCGCAACGCGGCCACGGCCAAGGATGTGGATGTCACGGCATCGGGCAAACGCGGCCTGTATGTGGTGGGACCGAGTCTGGACGAGCCGGAGGAGCTGGGAGCCTGGCGGCGGGTGGTGCTGTTGGACGTGCTGGCGCGGGCGTTGGAAGAACGCGGTGCAGACGTACATGCCGCCGTGGGCCTGATGGACCTGGACGATCGCGCCATGCGCGCAGCCCGCGAAGCGGGCCGCAGCCGGGCCGGACACGCCAAGGCCGTGCGTGCGGGCATCCAGGAACGGGCCGCCCTGTTCGGGGTCCGTCCGCAGACGGCTTTTCCGTTGGCTTCCGAGTTCTCGGAGCAGAGCGTGGCCCTGACGCGCAAGCTCACGGAAAAGGGCTTGGCTTATGAAAAACTTCGCAGCGTGTATTTCGACGTGTTGCGCGATGATCGCTACGGCGCCATGGCCTTGCAGGATGTGGACAAGATTTCCGCAGGCAAGACCGTGGACCTGGACGATTATGTGAAGGCCAACCCTCTGGACTTCACCCTGCTCAAGCGCGCCAGCCTCCAGGATCTCAAGGAGGGCGAGGTACTGGAAACCTCCTGGGGCAACGTGCGTCCCACGTGGTTCCTTCAGGTGGCTGCGGCCGGTTTTGCGGCGTTGCCTTCCGTGGACGTGTTCTTGGCGGATGAATCCCAGAGTTTTCCGCATCTGGAAAATTTGCGCGCCATCTGGTCCGTGGCCGGACGCGAGGTCCAGGCCTGGATGCTGGGGCAGCAGACCGTGGTGGAAGACGGACTGCGGTTTGAGGATTTGCTCCAGGAGGCCGGGCATCCCCTGGCCCTGCGTATGTGGCTGCTTTCCGGATCCTACCACAAAACCCAGACCGCCACATTGCAGGCTGTGGGCATGTGGGCGCGCAACTGGCGGCGCGTGCAGGATGCGGCCGCGACCCTGGCGCTGGCTCAGGCCGCGGCGGGGGACGATGTTCCCCAACCCGCGCAACAGGCCGTGTTCGACCTCAAGACCGGGCTTTCCGAAGCTGTGGACAATGATTTGTCCCTGCACCGCTTCTGGCCTGCCCTGTTCAAGTTTGTGAAGGACGTTCACCAGCTCGAATCTTCGGGACGGCTCACAGGAGCCGCGGCCAAGGTCTGCCTGCGGCAATTGCGCGCCGTGGACCGGGTGCTCGGCATTTTGGATGCGGAGGCACTGCCCGTCTCACCCCAGGATTTGCCCGAGTCGGTACGTGCCTTGGTGGGCAAACGGCAGGTGGCCCGTGAAGCCAAGGATTTTGCGGCTTCGGACGCCTTGCGTGAGGAACTGGCGGCGCAGGGGTACCGGGTGGAGGATTCTCCCAAGGGACCGCGTATCTATAAAATGTAG
- a CDS encoding motility associated factor glycosyltransferase family protein, which produces MTLLPHLDKNLTAIRQRMPELARWLDAQPQAHDGLVRAAEERIFTNRWELLDLRLPDGKGMFESMPPAPLYKDWIPQDKAATGASIVVGCNLGYGINHLCTNTPLSHKVIVLEPDPVQLYCCLGQTDYEPAFDAKKLHFLPPDDTYIAGVVQNLDLQFLYGRIHLRQDLPSSQISSLYSQWVQKVRGRLENFSVELNTLRYRQDVMVGNELKNFRRAMAEGSLSPLRDAAKGLNAVILGAGPSLEQFAPELVKNPGNVLYATSLQTLPALQRFGLTPHFCLALDFNDHMLKLYSRLDMRAARDVPLIYSTKVDPRVVEAYPGPTIPLWTLGGMATFVLQEKELVLDAGGNVSIALIRLLRWAGIQGITLVGQDFAWKEGATHVKGHHAHNPNHAFNPKIHERIANLEGETVISSRQYLAAKRDLENDIREAPFPISYLYGGLAPIQGATPLTLREATMQGALASVPGSLQHFLDRLGSCKSFCREFTFEPQSHTWSANLHRAGKRMGKLFRRVNKNQEAIHKLMHQVTLFIKQDPLYLPYLYNETLELAGLTQAKARYEPRDLGEFRRIMRSVLRKVKEVDRSLAGEEGDHKTDRNAA; this is translated from the coding sequence ATGACGCTGCTTCCCCATCTTGACAAAAATCTCACGGCCATTCGCCAACGCATGCCTGAACTGGCCCGCTGGCTGGACGCACAGCCCCAGGCCCACGATGGGCTGGTTCGCGCCGCTGAAGAGCGCATCTTTACCAACCGCTGGGAGCTGTTGGACCTGCGCCTCCCGGACGGCAAGGGCATGTTCGAGTCCATGCCCCCGGCCCCCTTATATAAGGACTGGATCCCCCAGGACAAGGCCGCCACCGGTGCCAGCATCGTCGTGGGCTGCAACCTGGGCTACGGGATCAACCACCTCTGCACCAACACGCCCCTTTCACACAAGGTGATCGTTCTGGAACCGGACCCGGTGCAGCTCTATTGCTGCCTCGGCCAAACCGATTACGAACCGGCCTTTGATGCCAAAAAGCTCCACTTCCTGCCGCCGGACGACACCTACATCGCGGGAGTGGTCCAAAATTTGGATCTCCAGTTCTTGTATGGCCGCATCCACCTGCGGCAAGACCTGCCCTCCAGCCAAATTTCCAGCCTTTATTCCCAGTGGGTGCAAAAGGTGCGCGGACGCTTGGAAAACTTTTCCGTGGAGCTGAACACCTTGCGCTACCGGCAGGATGTGATGGTCGGCAACGAGTTGAAAAACTTCCGCCGGGCCATGGCCGAAGGCAGCCTCAGCCCGCTACGGGACGCCGCCAAGGGACTCAATGCCGTCATTCTGGGCGCAGGACCATCCCTGGAACAATTCGCCCCGGAATTGGTAAAAAACCCGGGCAACGTACTCTACGCCACATCGCTCCAGACCCTGCCCGCTCTTCAGCGGTTCGGACTCACTCCCCATTTCTGCCTGGCTCTGGACTTCAACGACCACATGCTCAAGCTGTATTCCCGGCTGGACATGCGCGCCGCACGAGACGTACCCCTGATCTATTCCACCAAGGTGGATCCCCGCGTGGTGGAAGCCTACCCCGGTCCCACCATTCCGCTCTGGACCCTGGGCGGCATGGCTACCTTCGTGTTGCAGGAAAAGGAACTGGTGCTGGACGCAGGCGGCAACGTGAGCATCGCCCTGATCCGCCTGCTGCGCTGGGCCGGAATCCAGGGAATCACGCTGGTGGGGCAGGATTTTGCCTGGAAGGAAGGGGCCACCCATGTCAAGGGCCACCACGCCCACAACCCCAACCATGCCTTTAATCCCAAGATTCACGAACGGATCGCCAACCTGGAAGGGGAAACCGTGATTTCCTCCCGTCAGTATCTCGCGGCCAAACGCGACCTTGAAAACGACATCCGCGAAGCGCCGTTTCCCATCAGCTACCTCTACGGCGGGCTGGCCCCCATCCAGGGAGCCACGCCCCTGACCCTTCGGGAAGCCACCATGCAAGGCGCCCTGGCCTCGGTCCCGGGCAGTCTGCAACATTTTTTGGACCGGCTCGGCTCCTGCAAAAGTTTTTGCCGGGAGTTCACCTTTGAGCCGCAAAGCCACACCTGGAGCGCCAACCTGCACAGAGCCGGAAAACGCATGGGTAAGTTGTTCCGCCGCGTGAACAAAAACCAGGAGGCAATCCACAAGCTCATGCATCAGGTGACCCTGTTCATCAAGCAGGATCCCCTGTACCTGCCTTATCTCTATAACGAGACATTGGAACTGGCGGGCCTGACCCAGGCCAAGGCGCGCTATGAACCACGCGATCTGGGAGAATTCCGGCGCATCATGCGAAGCGTGCTGCGCAAGGTCAAGGAAGTGGACCGCTCCCTTGCGGGAGAGGAAGGAGACCATAAAACGGATCGCAACGCCGCATAG
- a CDS encoding BON domain-containing protein produces the protein MRFVFLALLLWLAMLAACGTPAMPVIQAAGMAKTAYDYSDVIMPRSRVDFLGVSVEDKNIEHEVVKRLREQHVRYVSAAPFALDGHLFLLGVFDHPDQAERARRIARNVPGVRRLTCSFFRPAPGNASSTADHELARRIAQRLETDQTLQSARIRVGILQRNAVLMGRVADPGQKRKLESMLRTVHGIGEIRSYLAVRG, from the coding sequence ATGCGCTTTGTGTTCCTCGCTTTGCTGTTGTGGCTGGCGATGCTTGCCGCGTGCGGTACGCCGGCCATGCCCGTCATCCAGGCCGCAGGAATGGCCAAGACCGCCTACGACTACAGCGACGTGATCATGCCCCGTTCCCGGGTGGATTTCCTCGGCGTAAGCGTGGAGGACAAAAACATTGAACATGAGGTGGTCAAACGTCTGCGGGAACAGCATGTCCGCTACGTGAGTGCCGCTCCCTTTGCCCTGGACGGGCATCTCTTCCTGCTGGGCGTTTTCGACCACCCGGATCAGGCGGAACGCGCCCGGCGCATTGCCCGAAATGTTCCCGGCGTACGGCGGCTGACCTGCTCATTTTTCCGCCCCGCTCCCGGCAACGCCTCCTCAACTGCTGATCACGAACTGGCCCGACGCATCGCCCAACGGCTGGAAACCGACCAAACCCTGCAAAGCGCTCGCATCCGTGTGGGCATCCTGCAACGCAACGCCGTGCTCATGGGCCGGGTGGCCGATCCCGGACAAAAACGAAAACTGGAATCCATGCTCCGAACAGTCCATGGGATCGGAGAAATCCGTTCCTACCTCGCAGTCCGCGGCTAA
- a CDS encoding ArnT family glycosyltransferase, which produces MPRTLWERIWDRLSAHPWLAMSAAVFMQTAFLLNERALWFSDEVRYANAYENMHRAGTWVVLSLNGMPYPDKPPIYFWFLALLDEITPLDPPSVFFLGAALSGLLLLFATYALARSMRLTKEVALASALVCGTSLFVAGILHYSRMDLLFAALIIFAEACLFKGYADPETRDGSGVGWTLAGFSVAGLAVLVKGPLGILFPLVGLAAYLGWRGEWKRFLSLRTLAGLGCFCIVAAAWIAAALAVEGSDFVRTVFVEQIFQRATNTFHHKEGPFYYFAVLPATWLPWTLALFAAPVARLWQRDFWKQVRAERHEQSDRAVGRTWLWLHALAAFVLLSCLSGKVVIYVLPLFAPMAILTADSLFQWDRARRVRLAWAFAVFFGLLGAGVLLGNRLLPLPVELTGLPLTGGVFLVTAALLLAMRKRDARILLLCLLLGVTAWIQTAARVTVPSLDSIMSPRLTGERMGEYIDQGYTPVACDIYSGIFTWYAGENILELPKNYDRLEDVLREQPKTVLVMKKKHWDRWPDRPAELRPVLEQFIADQPYVLAVSDGPEKNASLE; this is translated from the coding sequence ATGCCCCGCACCCTCTGGGAACGAATCTGGGACCGCCTCAGCGCCCACCCCTGGCTGGCCATGAGCGCCGCCGTGTTCATGCAGACCGCTTTCCTGCTCAACGAACGCGCCCTCTGGTTTTCCGACGAGGTACGCTACGCCAACGCCTATGAAAATATGCACCGCGCCGGAACCTGGGTGGTGCTCTCCCTCAACGGCATGCCCTACCCGGACAAGCCGCCGATCTATTTTTGGTTTTTGGCCTTGCTGGACGAGATTACGCCCCTGGATCCACCGTCAGTGTTTTTCCTGGGCGCGGCCCTGTCCGGCCTGCTGCTGCTCTTCGCCACCTATGCCCTGGCCCGCAGCATGCGCCTGACCAAAGAAGTGGCCCTGGCCTCGGCCCTGGTCTGCGGCACCAGCTTATTCGTGGCGGGCATCCTGCATTATTCCCGCATGGATCTGCTGTTCGCGGCCCTGATCATCTTTGCCGAAGCCTGCCTGTTCAAGGGCTATGCGGACCCGGAAACCCGGGACGGTTCGGGTGTGGGCTGGACCCTGGCCGGGTTCTCCGTGGCCGGACTGGCCGTGTTGGTCAAGGGACCGCTCGGCATCCTTTTCCCCTTGGTGGGCCTGGCGGCCTATCTGGGATGGCGGGGGGAATGGAAGCGCTTCCTCAGCCTTCGCACCCTGGCCGGGCTGGGCTGCTTCTGCATTGTGGCCGCGGCCTGGATTGCGGCGGCTCTGGCCGTGGAAGGAAGTGACTTCGTCCGAACCGTGTTTGTGGAACAAATATTCCAACGCGCGACAAACACCTTTCACCATAAAGAAGGACCGTTCTATTACTTTGCAGTGCTTCCCGCCACCTGGCTGCCCTGGACCCTGGCGCTCTTTGCCGCGCCCGTGGCCCGGCTGTGGCAACGCGATTTTTGGAAGCAGGTCCGGGCGGAACGACACGAACAAAGCGACCGCGCCGTTGGCCGCACCTGGCTCTGGCTTCACGCCCTGGCCGCGTTCGTGCTGCTTTCCTGTCTGAGCGGCAAGGTGGTCATATACGTGTTGCCGCTCTTCGCACCCATGGCCATCCTCACGGCGGACAGCCTGTTCCAATGGGACCGCGCCCGTCGAGTCCGCCTCGCCTGGGCCTTTGCCGTCTTCTTCGGTCTGCTCGGCGCGGGAGTGCTCCTGGGCAACCGCCTGCTGCCCCTGCCCGTGGAACTCACGGGCCTGCCTCTCACGGGCGGCGTGTTTCTCGTTACCGCGGCCCTGCTCCTGGCCATGCGCAAACGCGACGCACGCATTCTCTTGCTCTGCCTGCTGCTGGGCGTGACGGCCTGGATCCAAACCGCGGCCCGCGTAACGGTTCCCTCGCTGGATTCGATCATGAGTCCCCGGCTCACCGGGGAGCGCATGGGCGAATACATCGACCAGGGATACACGCCCGTTGCCTGCGACATTTATTCCGGCATCTTCACCTGGTACGCAGGGGAAAACATCCTGGAGCTGCCCAAAAACTATGACAGGCTGGAAGACGTGCTCCGTGAACAGCCCAAGACCGTGCTGGTGATGAAGAAAAAACATTGGGACCGCTGGCCGGATCGGCCCGCAGAGCTGCGCCCGGTGCTGGAACAGTTCATCGCGGACCAGCCCTATGTCTTGGCCGTCAGTGACGGACCGGAAAAAAATGCCTCTTTGGAATAG
- a CDS encoding phosphatase PAP2 family protein yields the protein MRLPLSPSAFPRHSARAFFRSWLPVSAPLLLVLAILAVGFCGDETALIPYFKAHRQAHPWLRHGLELITDLFNPLFYGVFLWLLIKAWRERRPGLRRFVLAWIAMQLLVSLLLVRVTKSIIGRPRPDADGLFQSMTNHGSHHSLPSGHTTEAATTCTALAARVGRWIPSLGFGCMLALLGFSRIYLGWHHPSDVFFGWALGGVAGFGVHLFSAKD from the coding sequence ATGCGCCTTCCGCTCTCTCCATCCGCATTTCCGCGCCATTCGGCCCGAGCGTTCTTTCGGTCCTGGCTGCCGGTTTCCGCGCCGTTGCTGCTGGTATTGGCCATCCTGGCCGTGGGATTTTGCGGTGATGAAACCGCGCTGATTCCGTACTTTAAAGCGCACCGGCAGGCCCACCCCTGGCTTCGCCACGGCCTGGAACTCATCACGGATCTGTTCAATCCGCTCTTTTACGGCGTGTTTCTCTGGCTGCTGATCAAGGCATGGCGTGAACGCCGCCCGGGGCTGCGCCGGTTCGTGCTGGCCTGGATCGCCATGCAACTGCTGGTTTCCCTGCTCCTGGTACGGGTGACCAAAAGCATCATCGGCCGCCCCCGGCCCGACGCGGATGGACTGTTCCAGTCCATGACCAATCATGGTTCGCACCATTCCCTGCCCTCGGGCCACACCACGGAAGCCGCCACCACCTGCACGGCCCTGGCCGCCCGGGTGGGACGGTGGATCCCCTCGCTGGGCTTCGGCTGCATGCTGGCCCTGCTCGGTTTCTCACGCATCTATCTCGGCTGGCACCATCCTTCCGACGTATTCTTCGGCTGGGCCTTGGGCGGCGTAGCCGGATTCGGCGTCCATCTCTTTTCCGCAAAGGACTGA
- the infA gene encoding translation initiation factor IF-1 produces MAKEEAIEVEGTIQEALPNAMFRVELENGHMILGHISGKMRKHYIRILPGDKVKIELSPYDLTRGRITYRMR; encoded by the coding sequence ATGGCGAAAGAAGAAGCCATCGAGGTGGAGGGTACTATTCAGGAAGCCCTTCCCAACGCCATGTTTCGTGTTGAGTTGGAGAATGGCCATATGATTTTGGGCCATATTTCCGGAAAAATGAGAAAGCATTACATCCGCATTCTGCCCGGCGACAAGGTCAAGATCGAACTCTCGCCGTACGACCTGACCCGTGGCCGCATTACTTATCGCATGCGTTGA
- a CDS encoding Gfo/Idh/MocA family protein has protein sequence MLKVGVIGLGWMGRIHLRNYTEMPDVEVVGVVDPDEGARQAATESFGVAAYADLEELLRHKPDAVSVCVPTVLHREVALKVIAAGSNLLVEKPLAATAEEGHEVVEAARAAGLTLMVGHVERYNPAVQRVKELLSEEADDTISITIERVGPYPPRIQDVGVIKDLASHDLDLLRFLTGSEFKSIYAVTSTSLGKHEDTALITAQMENGVLANISTNWVTPYKSRKIQAACKSKYVEANLITQEVKEYSSFSSYDKSYSVREWPLVYREPVKEELKDFLGAVRAASQAPIRGEDGLAVLRAFDRIFECAC, from the coding sequence ATGCTGAAAGTGGGCGTTATCGGATTGGGCTGGATGGGCCGCATTCATCTGCGGAATTATACGGAAATGCCGGACGTGGAAGTGGTCGGTGTAGTGGACCCGGATGAGGGGGCGCGTCAGGCGGCCACCGAGTCTTTCGGGGTCGCCGCCTATGCGGACCTGGAGGAATTGTTGCGGCACAAGCCGGACGCGGTGAGCGTCTGTGTTCCTACCGTGCTGCACCGCGAAGTGGCGCTCAAGGTCATTGCTGCGGGCAGCAATCTGCTGGTGGAAAAGCCGCTGGCAGCCACGGCCGAGGAAGGTCACGAAGTGGTCGAGGCGGCCCGGGCCGCCGGGCTGACCCTGATGGTGGGCCATGTGGAGCGCTACAATCCTGCGGTGCAGCGGGTCAAGGAGCTGCTTTCCGAGGAAGCGGACGACACCATTTCCATCACCATTGAGCGGGTGGGACCGTATCCGCCGCGCATTCAGGATGTGGGCGTTATCAAGGATCTGGCCTCCCATGATCTGGATTTGCTCCGCTTTCTGACGGGATCGGAATTCAAGAGCATTTACGCGGTCACCTCCACCAGTCTGGGCAAGCATGAGGACACGGCTCTGATCACTGCCCAGATGGAGAACGGGGTGCTGGCCAATATCTCCACGAACTGGGTCACGCCCTATAAATCGCGCAAGATTCAGGCCGCGTGCAAAAGCAAGTACGTGGAAGCCAACCTGATCACCCAGGAAGTGAAGGAATATTCCAGTTTTTCGTCCTACGACAAGAGCTATTCGGTTCGGGAGTGGCCTTTGGTATACCGCGAGCCGGTCAAGGAAGAACTGAAGGACTTTCTTGGTGCGGTGCGCGCCGCAAGTCAGGCGCCCATTCGGGGCGAAGACGGGCTGGCCGTGTTGCGGGCCTTTGATCGTATCTTTGAGTGCGCCTGCTGA
- a CDS encoding phosphoribosylanthranilate isomerase, with product MFRNHITRTFPIVQIAGIRDLEEARLLAAHGCTHLGFPMGPGVVEEDLPPFRAERVVQALHREFGSHAPCCVTITYLSEPKDILRLLDAAGMRAVQLHGRIAVTQAARLRRERPELLIFKSLVVGRDQDVLAQARAFAPHVDAFLTDTHNPETGADGATGLVHDWDVSRALVRSGLRPVILAGGLGPENVVQAVRTVRPAGVDAHTGLEGAEGKKDAQKVRTFCRRALRLLPNAAE from the coding sequence ATGTTCAGGAACCATATAACGAGAACTTTTCCCATTGTTCAAATTGCCGGTATTCGCGACCTGGAGGAAGCTCGGCTGTTGGCGGCGCATGGTTGCACGCACCTGGGGTTTCCCATGGGACCGGGCGTGGTGGAGGAGGACTTGCCTCCGTTCCGGGCGGAGCGCGTGGTACAGGCGTTGCACCGGGAGTTCGGCTCGCATGCTCCTTGCTGCGTGACCATCACCTATTTGAGCGAACCAAAGGACATATTGCGATTGCTGGATGCGGCCGGAATGCGGGCCGTGCAACTGCATGGGCGGATTGCCGTTACCCAGGCGGCCCGCTTGCGAAGGGAACGGCCGGAGCTGCTGATATTTAAAAGTCTCGTGGTGGGGCGCGACCAGGATGTGCTGGCGCAGGCCCGGGCATTTGCACCCCACGTGGATGCCTTTTTAACGGATACGCACAACCCGGAAACAGGGGCGGATGGGGCCACAGGACTGGTTCACGACTGGGACGTGAGCCGCGCCTTGGTTCGTTCGGGTCTGCGCCCTGTGATCCTGGCCGGAGGACTCGGCCCGGAGAACGTGGTCCAGGCCGTGCGGACGGTTCGGCCCGCCGGGGTGGATGCCCATACCGGACTGGAGGGTGCCGAGGGAAAAAAGGACGCCCAAAAGGTGCGGACCTTTTGCCGTCGTGCTCTCCGGCTATTGCCTAACGCTGCGGAGTAG
- the lpxB gene encoding lipid-A-disaccharide synthase gives MQAKHPSPQTGVSSNATIWISAGEPSGDMHAALLLSALKQRDPSLAFTGMGGMAVADAGCHVRHGMELVSLVGLGGILRGLPGILALLRRIKHDLKRLRPKAVILVDCPEFNFRVAKIAHKLGIPVYYYISPQIWAWRSGRVNFLKKHVREVLCILPFEKSFYEQRGMRAQYVGHPLMDRLPLAELDALPVDPDSVGILPGSRRREIATLLPVFAEAVRRMSREHPIRHVRLVRAPGADESLLRSLWPDDLPCEMVEPEARYAAMRRSRVLLAASGTVTLEAALIGTPGLLAYKLSPFEFKLTNWLVNVEFAGLPNLIHKREVFPELIQEKAEPEGMARTALELLLDGPKRHAALADLAALRTMVGEPGAPQRAADIILNDLRTLATEPPHA, from the coding sequence ATGCAAGCGAAGCATCCTTCCCCCCAAACCGGCGTTTCCTCCAATGCTACCATATGGATCAGCGCGGGCGAGCCTTCGGGCGACATGCACGCGGCCCTTTTGCTTTCCGCCCTGAAACAACGCGATCCGAGCCTTGCGTTCACCGGCATGGGCGGCATGGCCGTGGCCGATGCAGGCTGCCACGTTCGCCACGGCATGGAGTTGGTCTCCCTGGTGGGACTGGGGGGCATTCTACGCGGCTTGCCCGGAATCCTGGCCCTGCTGCGACGCATCAAGCACGATTTAAAACGATTACGGCCCAAGGCCGTCATCCTGGTGGATTGCCCGGAATTCAACTTCCGCGTGGCCAAAATCGCCCACAAACTCGGTATTCCGGTCTACTACTACATCAGCCCCCAAATCTGGGCCTGGCGTTCCGGACGGGTTAACTTCCTAAAAAAACACGTACGTGAGGTGCTCTGCATCCTGCCGTTTGAAAAGAGTTTTTATGAGCAACGGGGCATGCGCGCCCAGTACGTGGGCCACCCGCTCATGGACAGGCTCCCCCTTGCCGAGCTGGACGCCCTGCCCGTGGACCCGGACAGCGTGGGCATCCTGCCTGGAAGCCGGCGGCGGGAAATCGCCACGCTGCTGCCCGTGTTCGCCGAGGCCGTGCGCCGCATGTCGCGGGAGCATCCCATCCGTCACGTACGACTGGTTCGCGCCCCTGGAGCGGATGAATCGCTGCTCCGCAGTCTCTGGCCCGACGACCTCCCCTGCGAGATGGTTGAGCCGGAAGCCCGCTACGCCGCCATGCGCCGCAGCCGCGTGCTCCTGGCCGCCTCCGGCACCGTGACCCTGGAGGCCGCGCTCATCGGCACGCCCGGCCTGCTGGCCTACAAGCTCTCTCCCTTTGAATTCAAGCTGACCAACTGGTTGGTAAATGTGGAATTCGCGGGACTGCCGAACCTGATCCACAAGCGGGAGGTCTTTCCCGAATTAATCCAGGAAAAAGCCGAACCCGAAGGCATGGCCCGCACCGCACTGGAATTATTGCTCGACGGTCCCAAACGCCACGCGGCCCTGGCCGACCTTGCGGCCCTGCGAACCATGGTGGGGGAGCCAGGCGCACCGCAGCGGGCGGCCGACATTATTCTCAACGATCTGCGAACGTTGGCTACGGAGCCTCCCCATGCGTGA